In Solirubrobacterales bacterium, the following are encoded in one genomic region:
- a CDS encoding PASTA domain-containing protein has product MGSVVDDRYRIDERIGVGGMADVWLASDLELPRQVALKILHERFVADPQFTERFRREAEAAARLQHVNIVPIFDRGRVGDTYYIAMAYIDGRTLRDLIRIGLTPAESISIVRQILEAAGFAHRHGVIHRDLKPLNVLVDDSGLVTVTDFGIARAGVGGITDEGSVLGTIRYLSPEQAQGQDVTPLSDLYSIGIVLYECLTGRVPFDGDSAVEIAMKQMREEPLPPSAWNPAVSPALDAVVLKSLSREPYNRFPDADSFIDALDRVEDEPPAPEAGGSRWKWFAIAAAGVLLFLIIWGLLRSNTVAVPDVTGENLDAAVTTLTNEDFKVGTIQRVKRQGPANRVLKQDPRDEASRDCALFGWFCSNPPVDLVVSGGPGRVKVPDVTGLNRSEAQAQLDQAGFGVEAESRSSDSVPKDTVIETDPPAGESVARGSTVTMLVSSGVEQVKVPAVVGMPLDAARQQLSAVGLELETSKEPGDRPKDEVLEQSPSAGTRVEPGSSVSLVISSGPQKQTVPNVVGSTRSEAESTLGAAGFTVTVQEQPTTIQPQDGRVIDQSPAGNSEADPGSRVTITVGSYSGGSDGGGGGSGGGGSGGGGSGSGGIGPG; this is encoded by the coding sequence CCGCGTCAGGTTGCCCTGAAGATCCTCCATGAGCGCTTCGTGGCCGACCCCCAGTTCACCGAACGCTTTCGTCGCGAGGCGGAAGCGGCGGCCCGGCTGCAGCACGTGAACATCGTTCCGATTTTCGATCGCGGCCGGGTCGGAGACACCTACTACATCGCGATGGCCTACATCGATGGCCGCACCCTGCGCGACCTGATCCGGATCGGACTCACTCCCGCCGAATCGATCTCGATCGTGCGCCAGATCCTCGAGGCGGCCGGGTTCGCCCACCGTCACGGGGTGATCCACCGTGACCTGAAGCCCCTCAACGTCCTGGTTGACGATTCGGGTCTGGTCACGGTCACCGACTTCGGGATCGCCCGGGCCGGGGTCGGCGGGATCACCGACGAGGGATCGGTGCTGGGGACGATCCGGTACCTGTCCCCGGAGCAGGCCCAGGGTCAGGACGTGACCCCCCTGTCCGACCTTTACTCGATCGGGATCGTGCTCTACGAATGCCTCACCGGGCGGGTCCCGTTCGACGGCGACTCGGCGGTCGAGATCGCGATGAAACAGATGCGGGAGGAGCCGCTACCGCCGAGTGCCTGGAACCCGGCGGTCTCCCCGGCGCTCGATGCCGTCGTCCTGAAGTCGCTCAGCCGGGAGCCCTACAACCGCTTCCCGGACGCCGACAGTTTCATCGACGCACTCGACCGGGTCGAGGATGAACCGCCGGCCCCGGAGGCCGGTGGCTCCCGCTGGAAATGGTTCGCGATTGCCGCCGCCGGAGTGCTGCTCTTCCTGATCATCTGGGGGCTCCTGCGTTCGAACACGGTTGCGGTGCCCGACGTCACCGGCGAGAACCTCGATGCGGCGGTGACCACGTTGACCAACGAGGACTTCAAGGTCGGGACGATCCAGCGGGTGAAACGGCAGGGCCCGGCCAACCGGGTGCTCAAACAGGATCCGCGGGACGAGGCGTCCCGGGACTGCGCCCTGTTCGGGTGGTTCTGTTCCAATCCCCCGGTTGACCTGGTGGTCAGCGGCGGTCCGGGCCGGGTGAAGGTCCCGGACGTGACCGGCCTCAACCGGTCCGAGGCCCAGGCGCAGCTCGATCAGGCCGGGTTCGGGGTGGAGGCGGAAAGCCGCTCCTCGGACTCGGTCCCGAAGGACACGGTGATCGAGACCGATCCACCGGCCGGTGAAAGCGTGGCCCGTGGCAGCACCGTGACCATGCTGGTTTCGAGCGGCGTCGAACAGGTGAAGGTGCCGGCGGTGGTCGGGATGCCTCTGGACGCAGCCAGGCAGCAGCTTTCCGCGGTCGGACTGGAACTCGAAACGAGCAAGGAGCCCGGTGATCGGCCGAAGGACGAGGTGCTGGAACAGTCGCCCTCGGCCGGTACCCGGGTCGAACCCGGCAGTTCGGTTTCGCTGGTGATCTCATCCGGCCCGCAGAAGCAGACCGTGCCGAACGTGGTCGGCTCGACCCGATCGGAGGCGGAATCGACCCTGGGCGCAGCCGGTTTCACGGTCACGGTCCAGGAGCAACCGACCACGATCCAGCCGCAGGACGGCAGGGTAATCGACCAGTCGCCGGCCGGCAACAGTGAGGCCGACCCGGGCAGCAGGGTGACCATCACCGTCGGCAGCTACAGCGGCGGGTCCGACGGTGGTGGCGGAGGTTCCGGTGGTGGAGGCTCCGGTGGCGGGGGCTCCGGGTCCGGGGGAATCGGCCCCGGCTGA